In the Ananas comosus cultivar F153 unplaced genomic scaffold, ASM154086v1, whole genome shotgun sequence genome, AGTCGAACACACAGAGTGTGTACAGATACTTGGAACATCGAACCTTGAACTTGACAACATCCTTGCTCCTCTTAATTTTCACAGAACGTGCATCCTTCCTTCTCGCTGTGA is a window encoding:
- the LOC109705505 gene encoding 60S ribosomal protein L38-like, giving the protein PKEIHEIKDFLLTARRKDARSVKIKRSKDVVKFKVRCSKYLYTLCVFDSEKADKLKQSLPPGLSVQDV